The following are from one region of the Paenibacillus sp. JZ16 genome:
- a CDS encoding chemotaxis protein CheD, with protein MIEEQSIVKVAMADLNVAGPNGILRTTGLGSCVGLTLYDPVTKIGGMAHVMLPSSAIAREGQLNLAKYADTALPILLNQMRNLGAAPARMVAKMAGGAQMFAFAGSGDTMRIGPRNVESCKAGLEQMGITLIAEDTGGNYGRTVELDCATGKFTIRSVQKGIKEL; from the coding sequence ATGATTGAAGAACAAAGCATAGTGAAAGTAGCCATGGCGGATCTGAACGTCGCAGGTCCAAACGGTATTTTGCGTACAACGGGGCTCGGCTCGTGCGTCGGACTGACGTTGTATGATCCGGTGACGAAGATTGGTGGAATGGCGCATGTAATGCTTCCATCTTCAGCGATTGCCAGAGAAGGGCAGCTAAACCTGGCCAAATACGCCGATACGGCTCTTCCGATCCTGTTGAATCAGATGAGGAATTTGGGTGCGGCTCCGGCACGTATGGTAGCCAAAATGGCCGGGGGAGCTCAAATGTTTGCTTTTGCCGGCTCGGGTGACACCATGCGCATTGGTCCTCGTAATGTAGAGTCTTGCAAGGCTGGGCTCGAGCAGATGGGGATAACGCTAATTGCCGAGGATACCGGGGGAAATTATGGAAGAACCGTTGAGTTGGACTGTGCAACGGGTAAGTTTACAATACGAAGCGTACAAAAGGGCATAAAGGAATTGTAG
- a CDS encoding endolytic transglycosylase MltG: protein MIKNRTFMMGLGSGLVIGAVLLQLMWIGQGTTASQTQELTKEQLVAAAEALDMQVVEGSDELLTAEQWEEKKLGEGGESEGADPAQKTGTEKPEAPEQPKKPKPGEEKKQESPRVTNPAKPKTPAKAEAQIKVNIPSGNNLSDVANSLMNAGVIDNKQAFITQATENKINTKILSGTYSFTAGESYNSIFTKITTKPSN from the coding sequence GTGATCAAGAACCGTACATTTATGATGGGCCTGGGGAGCGGTCTCGTAATCGGTGCAGTGCTGCTTCAGCTGATGTGGATTGGTCAAGGCACAACTGCATCACAGACGCAGGAATTAACGAAGGAGCAGCTTGTGGCTGCAGCGGAAGCTTTGGATATGCAGGTCGTCGAAGGTTCAGACGAGCTGTTGACGGCGGAGCAGTGGGAAGAGAAGAAGCTTGGCGAGGGCGGCGAGTCCGAAGGAGCCGATCCTGCACAGAAGACGGGAACGGAAAAGCCGGAAGCACCGGAGCAGCCGAAGAAGCCTAAGCCGGGCGAGGAGAAGAAACAGGAATCCCCTCGGGTAACGAATCCGGCGAAGCCGAAAACACCGGCCAAAGCGGAAGCGCAGATTAAAGTAAACATTCCATCCGGAAACAATCTCAGCGATGTAGCAAACAGCCTTATGAATGCCGGCGTCATTGACAATAAACAGGCATTCATCACTCAAGCTACCGAGAATAAAATCAACACCAAGATCCTGAGCGGTACATACTCGTTTACGGCAGGCGAGAGCTACAATTCGATCTTCACGAAAATCACGACAAAACCCTCCAACTAG
- a CDS encoding protein-glutamate methylesterase/protein-glutamine glutaminase yields MKPFRVLVVDDSAFMRKIFSDFIERDPSFQVVGTADNGLDAVRKVKELNPDVITLDVEMPEMNGLDALKLIMESGPRPVIMLSGINEQGMKETILALEAGAFDFIRKPSISNALDIEQVRSELMKQLNAAMQAKQRRALWEEEEQRRRSADITVPLSPKPSDKTLIKKPQVIEKRTTVRQTDQRSNLKESPRIPPSRTVEKKVSTAAEGAEHAGPKRKQADRKPVTDFVPVALPENESRQLREAKIRQSTELTDLVAVGCSTGGPRALKALLEPIPGDFCAPIVIVQHMPPSFTKSLAQRLNSFSQLEVMEAEQGMVLEPGKAYIAPGGSHMRVCRSDSGAYQIRISEDEARNGHRPSVDVLFESLLPLTMIKRHAVLMTGMGSDGARMMKKLYDTGVTSTYAESEQTCVVYGMPRSAVELGCVSHVLPLHDIAPRMVQAVNNGK; encoded by the coding sequence ATGAAGCCTTTTCGTGTGCTTGTCGTTGACGATTCAGCATTTATGAGGAAAATCTTTTCCGATTTCATCGAGCGTGACCCATCTTTTCAAGTTGTCGGAACAGCTGATAACGGTCTTGATGCCGTTCGGAAAGTAAAGGAATTGAATCCGGATGTCATTACATTGGATGTAGAAATGCCGGAAATGAACGGCCTTGATGCTCTGAAGCTGATTATGGAATCGGGTCCCCGTCCGGTCATTATGTTGTCCGGCATTAATGAGCAAGGCATGAAAGAGACCATTCTTGCCCTTGAGGCAGGAGCATTTGATTTTATACGAAAGCCTTCCATTTCGAATGCGCTTGATATTGAGCAGGTGCGTTCAGAACTAATGAAGCAACTGAATGCGGCGATGCAGGCTAAACAGCGGAGGGCATTGTGGGAAGAAGAAGAGCAGAGACGACGGAGTGCGGACATAACGGTTCCTCTTTCGCCAAAGCCTTCTGACAAAACGCTGATCAAGAAGCCGCAGGTGATTGAGAAAAGAACAACGGTCCGCCAGACAGACCAACGGAGCAATCTAAAGGAATCGCCCCGTATCCCGCCATCTCGAACTGTGGAAAAGAAGGTGTCTACTGCTGCGGAAGGAGCAGAGCACGCTGGACCAAAGCGAAAACAAGCAGATCGTAAGCCGGTTACAGACTTTGTTCCAGTCGCGCTTCCAGAGAACGAGAGTCGTCAGCTCCGTGAAGCAAAAATACGGCAATCAACGGAATTGACGGATTTGGTTGCGGTGGGCTGTTCGACCGGCGGGCCAAGAGCATTGAAAGCTCTTCTCGAGCCCATCCCCGGTGACTTCTGTGCCCCGATTGTCATCGTTCAACATATGCCGCCGAGTTTTACCAAATCGCTTGCACAGCGCCTGAATTCATTCAGTCAGCTGGAGGTCATGGAAGCTGAACAAGGGATGGTATTGGAACCGGGCAAAGCCTACATTGCTCCGGGAGGCAGCCATATGAGGGTTTGCCGATCGGACAGCGGTGCTTACCAAATCAGGATCAGTGAGGATGAGGCCCGCAACGGTCACCGTCCATCTGTAGATGTGCTGTTCGAATCCTTACTGCCATTGACCATGATTAAGCGCCATGCGGTACTGATGACCGGCATGGGAAGCGATGGAGCGAGAATGATGAAGAAGCTTTATGATACAGGAGTGACATCCACCTACGCGGAGAGCGAGCAAACCTGCGTCGTATACGGGATGCCGAGATCAGCTGTTGAGCTCGGATGTGTAAGCCACGTTCTGCCACTACATGATATCGCACCTAGAATGGTTCAAGCTGTAAATAACGGAAAGTGA
- a CDS encoding chemotaxis protein CheC has translation MDVLKEVGNIGAGNAATALSRLLNKPIDMAVPKVQLLPFEQIAESVGGSEQLVLAVFLRVEGSAPGNLFFIMSPEAGKNLLHNLAGFEVSDEEQFSEMEQSALCEIGNILSGSYLSSLADLTNLSMTPTVPALAMDMAGAILSYGLLQFGEMGDDALLINTTFLEGQNEVEGQFFLIPDPQSFAQIFEALGVPLEHD, from the coding sequence ATGGATGTTTTGAAGGAAGTAGGAAACATCGGAGCGGGCAATGCGGCAACCGCCCTCTCCCGCTTGCTTAACAAACCTATTGATATGGCTGTACCCAAAGTTCAACTCCTGCCTTTTGAGCAGATTGCCGAAAGTGTAGGAGGAAGCGAACAGCTCGTTCTTGCCGTATTTTTACGGGTGGAAGGCAGTGCGCCGGGCAATCTCTTCTTTATTATGAGTCCGGAAGCCGGGAAGAATTTGCTGCATAATTTAGCGGGCTTTGAAGTGTCGGATGAGGAGCAATTCTCCGAGATGGAGCAGTCCGCATTATGCGAGATCGGAAACATATTGTCAGGCTCGTACCTATCGTCGCTTGCTGATCTGACCAATCTGTCCATGACACCTACGGTACCGGCACTCGCGATGGATATGGCAGGTGCCATCTTAAGTTATGGATTGCTCCAGTTCGGAGAAATGGGAGACGATGCCCTCTTAATCAACACGACGTTCCTAGAAGGGCAAAACGAGGTGGAAGGCCAGTTCTTCCTGATACCTGATCCACAATCATTTGCTCAGATTTTTGAAGCTTTAGGAGTGCCTTTAGAGCATGATTGA
- a CDS encoding MinD/ParA family protein, producing the protein MTDQAQSLRQLVSSQQSGNSVKPTSPRIAKIITVSSGKGGVGKSNFTLNFALTLQSMGKKVLVFDADIGMANIDVLMGVSSRYSLYHLIRREKSIEEVIQYGPDKLPYIAGGSGLADMMSLSEEEMNYFISQIEIISSEMDYIIFDTGAGLSKENMRFITSADECLVVTTPEPTSITDAYALIKVVHGTECQVPFSLIVNRAGDEEEAREAAGKIILTAQRFLDIEIKLLGSIADDTHVVQAVKRQVPFTAAYPRCNASSDIRRIALRYMTVPAATEPEAPKGIKGFMHRWLKRTK; encoded by the coding sequence ATGACGGATCAAGCTCAATCGCTCCGCCAGCTGGTTTCTTCTCAGCAATCAGGGAACAGCGTTAAACCAACATCCCCAAGAATCGCCAAGATTATTACGGTCAGCAGCGGTAAAGGCGGGGTTGGGAAATCCAATTTCACACTGAATTTTGCGCTGACTTTACAGTCGATGGGCAAAAAGGTATTGGTGTTTGATGCCGACATCGGGATGGCAAACATTGACGTTCTTATGGGCGTGAGCTCCCGGTACAGCTTGTATCATCTCATTCGCCGGGAGAAGAGCATCGAAGAAGTAATTCAATACGGACCAGACAAGCTTCCTTACATTGCCGGAGGTTCCGGTTTGGCTGACATGATGTCCCTGTCTGAAGAGGAAATGAATTATTTTATTTCACAGATCGAAATTATTTCCTCGGAAATGGACTATATCATTTTTGACACGGGAGCTGGCTTGTCCAAGGAAAACATGAGGTTTATTACTTCCGCTGATGAATGCCTAGTCGTCACGACGCCGGAACCGACGTCCATCACAGATGCCTATGCGTTAATCAAGGTGGTGCACGGCACGGAATGTCAGGTTCCGTTCAGCCTGATTGTCAATCGTGCGGGAGATGAAGAGGAGGCACGTGAAGCAGCGGGCAAAATTATTTTGACGGCCCAGCGTTTCCTGGATATCGAAATCAAGCTGCTGGGTTCGATTGCCGATGATACGCATGTTGTCCAGGCGGTTAAGCGGCAGGTCCCATTTACAGCAGCTTATCCGCGATGTAACGCCTCTAGTGATATCAGACGGATCGCGCTTCGCTACATGACCGTCCCTGCTGCCACAGAGCCTGAAGCTCCGAAGGGAATCAAAGGATTTATGCATCGGTGGCTCAAACGTACGAAATGA
- a CDS encoding chemotaxis protein CheA — translation MDMNQYLTMFIDESNDHLQSLNENMLQLESNPDDIGIVQIIFRSAHTLKGMAATMGYEDLASLTHQMENVLDLVRNEKLKMQDFIFDTLFKSLDALESMVQDITNGGDGKADVSSIVASLQAIVRGEGATPAGEAAEGDSSVAAVQGIELDEFQFSVLDQSISEGHKVLYIQVTLREDCQLKAVRAYMVFETLERSGEIVKTYPDVQEIEQGEFDRVFSLYYITQRETQDIESQILGVSEIETTTVVALDHETLQQMVQESAATAEAVKPQVSEASQAAAASPEAKGTSAPVKESKAPARNAGGGNPSRTIRVDIERLDVLMNLFSELLIDRVRLEQLASESKNQELTDTVEHMSRVSSDLQNIVLKLRMVPVDTVFNRFPRMVRDLAKTLDKKIDLIITGAETELDRTVIDEIGDPLVHLLRNSADHGVEPVADRIAAGKPETGTVHLRAFHSGNNVFIEIEDDGRGIYRDKILKNALAKGVVTETEAATMTDDEVNQLLFAPGFSTAEKISDVSGRGVGLDVVKSKIVALGGNVTIYSTPGKGTNFSVQLPLTLSIIAAMLIRMGSEKYAIPLSSIVETGIIKRGQIKHVHGSRMIQFRESLIPVISLSRLFEVPDFDEELEEETEIVVIRKGDRLAALTIDDFIGQSEIVIKNLGKYLPAIQGVSGATILGDGQVALIIDANAFIK, via the coding sequence ATGGACATGAATCAATATTTGACAATGTTTATTGATGAGTCAAATGATCATCTGCAATCATTAAATGAAAACATGCTTCAATTAGAAAGCAACCCGGACGATATCGGGATCGTACAGATTATTTTCCGATCGGCTCATACATTGAAGGGTATGGCAGCAACGATGGGATACGAAGATCTGGCTTCGCTTACCCACCAGATGGAAAACGTGCTGGATCTTGTCCGGAACGAAAAGTTAAAGATGCAGGATTTTATCTTTGACACGCTCTTCAAAAGCTTGGACGCTCTTGAATCGATGGTGCAGGATATCACCAACGGCGGAGACGGGAAAGCGGATGTTTCCTCCATCGTGGCATCCTTGCAGGCGATTGTGCGTGGAGAAGGGGCAACACCTGCTGGGGAAGCTGCCGAAGGGGATAGCTCCGTTGCGGCCGTTCAGGGAATTGAATTGGATGAGTTTCAATTCTCCGTGCTTGATCAATCGATTTCGGAAGGACATAAGGTTTTATATATACAAGTGACATTGCGAGAGGATTGCCAACTCAAGGCGGTTCGTGCCTACATGGTATTCGAAACGCTGGAAAGATCCGGGGAAATCGTCAAGACATATCCGGACGTTCAAGAGATTGAACAAGGTGAATTCGATCGCGTATTTTCGTTGTATTACATAACGCAAAGAGAAACGCAAGATATTGAAAGCCAGATTCTGGGCGTTTCGGAGATCGAGACAACCACGGTTGTGGCGCTTGATCATGAAACTTTGCAGCAAATGGTACAGGAGAGCGCGGCTACAGCAGAAGCTGTCAAACCGCAAGTTTCAGAAGCATCCCAAGCAGCTGCAGCTTCACCGGAAGCCAAAGGAACTTCAGCGCCTGTCAAAGAATCCAAGGCACCCGCCCGAAATGCTGGGGGAGGTAATCCTTCAAGAACGATCCGGGTTGATATTGAACGGCTCGATGTTCTAATGAATCTGTTCAGCGAGCTTCTGATTGACCGGGTACGCCTTGAGCAGCTGGCCAGCGAGTCCAAGAACCAGGAGCTGACAGACACGGTTGAGCACATGAGCCGCGTAAGCAGCGATTTGCAGAATATCGTCTTGAAACTGCGCATGGTGCCTGTGGACACAGTGTTCAACCGTTTTCCTAGGATGGTGCGGGACCTTGCCAAAACCTTGGACAAAAAAATTGATTTGATTATTACCGGAGCTGAAACGGAGCTGGATCGTACGGTTATTGATGAGATCGGTGACCCGCTTGTCCATTTGCTGCGAAACTCGGCAGACCATGGCGTCGAACCTGTTGCCGACCGTATCGCTGCCGGTAAACCGGAGACCGGTACCGTTCATCTGCGTGCGTTCCACAGCGGCAACAATGTCTTCATTGAGATTGAGGATGATGGACGCGGTATCTACCGTGACAAAATTCTGAAGAACGCGCTGGCAAAAGGCGTTGTGACGGAGACCGAAGCAGCGACTATGACCGATGACGAGGTCAATCAACTGCTATTCGCACCGGGATTCAGCACCGCTGAGAAAATTTCAGACGTATCCGGCCGAGGCGTTGGGCTCGACGTTGTTAAATCCAAAATCGTTGCGCTGGGCGGTAACGTCACCATCTACTCGACGCCGGGAAAAGGCACGAACTTCTCCGTTCAGCTTCCATTAACGCTGTCTATCATAGCAGCTATGCTGATTCGGATGGGATCCGAAAAATACGCGATTCCGCTTTCCTCCATTGTTGAAACGGGCATCATCAAGCGCGGGCAAATCAAACATGTTCACGGCAGCCGCATGATCCAGTTCCGTGAATCGCTGATACCGGTCATCTCGCTTAGCCGTTTGTTTGAAGTTCCAGATTTTGATGAAGAGCTGGAAGAAGAAACGGAGATCGTTGTGATCCGCAAGGGGGATCGTTTGGCGGCACTCACCATCGATGATTTTATCGGTCAGAGTGAAATCGTCATTAAAAATCTCGGTAAATATCTGCCTGCCATTCAGGGAGTATCCGGAGCAACCATCCTGGGGGATGGACAAGTCGCTCTTATCATCGACGCAAATGCATTTATCAAATAA
- the rpsB gene encoding 30S ribosomal protein S2 yields the protein MAVISMKQLLEAGVHFGHQTRRWNPKMDKFIFTERNGIYIIDLQKTVKKVEEAFNFVKSVAGENGTILFVGTKKQAQDSVKEEAERCGMYYINQRWLGGTLTNFETIQKRINRLKQLETWEEDGTFQVLPKKEVILLRKEKDRLEKFLGGIKNMKGLPSALFVIDPRKERIAVAEARKLGIPIVGIVDTNCDPDEIDYVIPGNDDAIRAVKLLTGKMADAVVEAHQGEETTA from the coding sequence ATGGCAGTAATTTCCATGAAACAGCTTTTGGAAGCTGGCGTTCACTTCGGTCACCAGACTCGTCGCTGGAACCCGAAAATGGATAAATTTATCTTCACTGAAAGAAACGGTATCTACATTATCGACCTGCAAAAAACGGTCAAGAAAGTTGAAGAAGCATTCAACTTCGTAAAAAGCGTAGCTGGAGAGAACGGTACAATCCTGTTCGTCGGCACGAAAAAACAAGCTCAAGATTCCGTGAAGGAAGAAGCAGAGCGTTGCGGTATGTACTACATCAACCAACGTTGGCTCGGCGGAACTTTGACTAACTTCGAAACGATCCAAAAGCGTATCAACCGCTTGAAGCAGCTCGAAACTTGGGAAGAGGACGGCACGTTCCAAGTATTGCCTAAGAAAGAGGTTATCCTTCTCCGCAAAGAGAAAGATCGTCTTGAAAAATTCTTGGGCGGTATCAAGAACATGAAGGGTCTTCCAAGCGCATTGTTCGTTATCGATCCTCGCAAAGAGCGCATCGCAGTAGCGGAAGCTCGCAAATTGGGTATCCCAATCGTTGGTATCGTTGATACGAACTGTGATCCGGATGAAATCGACTATGTAATTCCAGGTAACGATGACGCGATCCGCGCTGTCAAATTGTTGACTGGTAAAATGGCCGATGCCGTTGTTGAAGCTCACCAAGGTGAAGAAACAACTGCTTAA
- a CDS encoding FliA/WhiG family RNA polymerase sigma factor yields the protein MDERKASVLNHADLWSAWKEDGDHEAKKKLIEYHLHIVDYVSSRLAIGLPKNVSKGDLASNGVMGLIDAIEKFDYKRGLQFETYASWRVRGAILDSLRQGDWVPRSVREKAKKIETAYQQLEQKYLRSVSDSEMSDYLDVTEKEFRHMLQEVAVMTLTSLEDPIREEESETRMSLLVDEKAKNPDHKVHEFYLREALMKGIGKLTPKERTVVSLLYYEDLSLSEIAEVMSLSPSRISQLHSKAILRLRGALDKDRDLLMQND from the coding sequence TTGGACGAACGTAAAGCTTCTGTGCTAAACCATGCGGATTTGTGGAGCGCATGGAAGGAAGATGGAGACCATGAAGCGAAGAAGAAACTAATCGAATATCATTTGCACATCGTTGACTATGTTTCAAGCCGCTTGGCTATCGGTCTTCCGAAGAACGTTTCTAAGGGAGATTTGGCCAGCAATGGGGTAATGGGTCTGATTGATGCCATCGAAAAGTTTGATTACAAACGAGGGCTGCAGTTCGAAACCTATGCTTCTTGGCGCGTGCGTGGGGCTATTCTGGACTCGCTGCGCCAAGGAGACTGGGTGCCGCGTTCCGTCCGCGAGAAAGCGAAGAAGATTGAAACTGCATATCAGCAGTTGGAACAGAAGTATTTACGCAGCGTCAGTGATTCCGAGATGAGTGATTACCTTGACGTGACTGAGAAGGAGTTCCGGCACATGCTGCAGGAAGTAGCGGTCATGACATTGACATCTCTGGAGGATCCGATCCGCGAGGAGGAGTCTGAGACCCGAATGTCGCTCCTGGTTGATGAGAAAGCGAAAAATCCGGATCACAAGGTCCATGAATTTTATCTGCGAGAAGCCCTGATGAAGGGTATCGGTAAATTAACCCCGAAAGAGCGGACCGTAGTTTCCTTATTATATTATGAGGATTTATCACTCAGCGAAATTGCTGAGGTGATGTCGCTATCACCTTCACGAATATCTCAGCTTCATTCCAAAGCGATATTGAGACTTCGGGGCGCGCTCGATAAAGATCGGGATTTGCTGATGCAAAACGATTGA
- a CDS encoding DUF6115 domain-containing protein, with amino-acid sequence MKPWIYIVLLGIAAVLYAFMLPKRREETVSSERVVKEVENTLEGYMAEIQNENEQLVELVRQMKKELDAKQQAHQEQVSDLRHRMLAMEEKMTDSQTRLRLAEEKLAQAAAAVSLSAGAAAATSEAEPAPAVHSIKSRYAELFDLYEQGKSIDMIAKTTGLQRGEVQLIIQLAKQEESV; translated from the coding sequence TTGAAACCATGGATATATATCGTGCTGCTTGGCATTGCCGCCGTGCTGTACGCTTTTATGCTGCCGAAACGCCGTGAAGAGACCGTGTCCAGCGAGCGGGTTGTAAAAGAAGTGGAGAACACGCTTGAAGGATACATGGCGGAAATCCAAAATGAGAACGAACAGCTGGTGGAACTGGTTCGTCAGATGAAAAAAGAACTGGATGCCAAGCAGCAAGCGCATCAAGAGCAGGTCAGTGATTTGCGGCACCGCATGCTGGCCATGGAGGAGAAGATGACCGATTCGCAAACGCGTCTTCGACTGGCGGAAGAAAAGCTGGCGCAAGCCGCTGCGGCCGTTTCTTTGTCTGCAGGAGCAGCTGCAGCGACGTCCGAAGCTGAACCTGCACCTGCTGTCCATTCCATCAAATCCAGATACGCGGAGCTGTTTGATCTATATGAACAAGGAAAGTCCATCGATATGATTGCCAAGACCACGGGTCTTCAGCGAGGCGAAGTTCAACTTATTATTCAGTTGGCCAAACAGGAGGAATCCGTGTGA
- a CDS encoding chemotaxis protein CheW: MGEEIKVIVFKLGEEEYGIEVDKVQTIERMMPITRVPKTYAFVKGVINLRGVVIPVINLRGRFGLDEVEATDQTRVIIVAVNDMQVGFIVDSASDVIDLNTDSIDSPPEVVGGIKAKYLRGVAKIGEERLLVMLNLSEVLNKSEIIQLEGLEE, translated from the coding sequence ATGGGAGAAGAAATCAAGGTTATTGTCTTTAAACTTGGCGAGGAAGAATACGGCATCGAGGTAGACAAGGTTCAAACCATTGAGCGAATGATGCCCATTACGCGTGTTCCGAAGACTTATGCTTTCGTAAAAGGTGTTATTAATCTTCGAGGCGTCGTCATTCCTGTAATCAATCTGCGCGGCCGTTTTGGATTGGACGAGGTGGAAGCAACCGATCAAACACGGGTTATCATCGTAGCTGTCAATGACATGCAGGTAGGCTTTATCGTGGATTCCGCAAGTGATGTCATCGATCTGAATACGGACAGCATTGACTCTCCGCCTGAGGTGGTCGGCGGAATTAAAGCGAAATATCTTCGTGGGGTCGCGAAGATAGGAGAGGAGCGCCTTCTCGTCATGCTGAATCTGTCCGAAGTGCTGAACAAGAGTGAGATTATTCAGCTGGAAGGCCTTGAGGAGTAG
- a CDS encoding DUF342 domain-containing protein, with protein MSVDYALDQYFSVTLSDDKVVAYIQFTKWEKDFSCSVEALEQFLRSHQVRYGLQHDTLRRIADHAEEYQYSRTPIAMGTEPMHGQNGRIEFTVNFGNETNLKPLEIEDGKVDYKEVIRLNNVKKGQLLATRIPPTTGVPGTAVTGEEIPSKPGKEAHFKVGKNVVVNAEKTAMYAALDGLLTKTEKGKINVFPVYEINGDVDYSIGNIDFVGTVVIRGNVLTGFRIKAAGDIRVTGFVEGAELEAEGSIDISGGIIGYNKGYVKAGQDVKSSFIQDGNVIAGASVFVSQSIMHSNIRAVQNIECNGMKGLVVGGILQAGEKVVARTIGNSMSTATVVEVGVLPELRNELADLRAQLKQSIESMDKTDKALYLLNQLASSGQLSPDKLALRIKLNATKKSNMAEQSDIKDRMLEIEKMLEDTGKARVNVVKTIYGGAKIVIGRYTRFVKDPTQRVSFYYHEGDITMVPLL; from the coding sequence TTGTCTGTAGATTATGCATTGGATCAGTACTTTAGCGTTACGCTATCGGATGACAAGGTCGTCGCCTATATACAGTTCACCAAGTGGGAGAAGGATTTCTCTTGCTCTGTAGAAGCTCTTGAACAATTTCTGAGAAGTCACCAGGTACGATATGGACTTCAACATGATACGTTGCGGCGAATCGCAGATCATGCGGAGGAATATCAATATAGTAGAACGCCGATTGCCATGGGAACGGAACCTATGCACGGACAGAACGGCAGAATCGAATTTACCGTTAATTTTGGGAATGAGACGAACCTGAAGCCGCTGGAGATCGAAGATGGCAAAGTGGATTATAAAGAAGTGATTCGTTTAAATAATGTAAAGAAAGGCCAGCTGCTGGCAACCCGAATCCCGCCAACAACAGGAGTCCCCGGAACTGCGGTGACCGGAGAGGAGATTCCGAGCAAACCGGGTAAGGAAGCTCATTTCAAGGTGGGGAAGAACGTCGTTGTTAACGCCGAGAAAACTGCAATGTACGCTGCCCTTGACGGACTCCTCACCAAAACCGAAAAAGGAAAAATCAATGTGTTTCCGGTATATGAGATTAACGGGGATGTTGATTACAGCATTGGCAATATCGATTTTGTCGGTACGGTGGTCATTCGCGGCAATGTGCTAACCGGATTCAGAATCAAGGCAGCAGGGGATATTCGAGTTACCGGCTTTGTGGAAGGAGCCGAGCTGGAGGCTGAAGGTTCGATCGATATATCCGGCGGAATCATCGGTTACAACAAGGGCTATGTAAAGGCGGGCCAGGATGTCAAAAGCTCGTTCATCCAGGATGGAAACGTCATTGCCGGCGCTAGCGTATTCGTCTCGCAGAGCATCATGCATTCCAATATCCGCGCGGTTCAGAATATCGAATGCAACGGGATGAAAGGGCTCGTGGTGGGCGGTATTCTGCAGGCCGGGGAAAAGGTTGTTGCGCGAACGATCGGAAACAGCATGTCGACGGCTACCGTAGTTGAAGTAGGCGTGCTGCCTGAGCTGCGGAATGAACTGGCGGATCTCAGAGCCCAATTGAAGCAATCTATAGAAAGTATGGATAAAACCGATAAAGCGCTTTATCTTCTGAATCAGTTAGCTTCCTCGGGTCAATTGTCGCCAGACAAGCTAGCGCTGCGGATTAAGCTGAATGCGACCAAGAAATCCAACATGGCAGAACAATCCGATATCAAGGACCGTATGCTGGAAATCGAGAAGATGCTGGAGGATACCGGCAAAGCAAGAGTGAATGTGGTAAAGACGATCTACGGCGGAGCCAAAATTGTCATAGGGCGGTATACCCGCTTTGTTAAGGATCCCACGCAGCGGGTTTCTTTTTACTATCATGAAGGGGATATCACCATGGTGCCGCTCTTGTAG